One segment of Candidatus Peregrinibacteria bacterium DNA contains the following:
- the guaB gene encoding IMP dehydrogenase, with the protein MSEDLYNQVNFLSPEGHLLFPEKLTFDDVLLIPEYSEVLPRDTRVHTRISKNIILKIPFISAAMDTVTESRMAVEMALAGGIGIIHKNLAPDEQAAEVKIVKRFENGFIKNPVVLPPTAKISDAYIIRRDVGYKAIPITENGRLHGKLLGILTSNDYFINRHGELLVSERMTPSEKLLTAPEGTSLERAHEILEESKHSKLLIVSASGNLVALVTRRDLERKQDFPDASLDKDGRLLCGAAVGPAKNMEERVQKLAEAEVDLFVVDTAHGHSKGVADTVRYIKKKYPKIVVIGGNIASKEAVQFLKDAGADGVKVGIGPGSICTTRIISGVGMPQFSAILDTAAEAKKLQISLIADGGIKYSGDAVKALAAGADAVMIGSIFAGTEESPGELIYANGKTYKSYRGMGSLSAMKEGGKERYAQGDVESEEKFVPEGIEGRILFKGSVRNEIYQMVGGLKSALGYQGCASLEELHQKAKFIRVTSAAVKESHPHDITISREAPNYRGNYE; encoded by the coding sequence ATGAGCGAGGATCTCTATAACCAGGTAAATTTTCTTTCTCCTGAAGGACATCTTTTGTTTCCGGAAAAACTCACGTTTGACGATGTTCTTCTTATTCCTGAGTACTCTGAAGTTCTTCCGCGAGACACGAGAGTACATACACGTATCTCAAAGAATATCATCCTCAAAATTCCCTTCATTTCTGCGGCAATGGATACAGTTACGGAATCAAGGATGGCTGTAGAAATGGCACTCGCTGGAGGAATTGGGATTATTCATAAAAACCTCGCTCCCGATGAGCAGGCTGCAGAAGTGAAAATCGTAAAGCGATTTGAAAATGGATTCATAAAAAATCCAGTGGTACTTCCTCCGACCGCAAAAATCTCTGATGCCTATATTATTCGAAGAGATGTCGGATATAAGGCAATTCCCATTACCGAAAACGGAAGACTTCATGGAAAACTCTTGGGGATCTTGACTTCCAATGATTATTTTATTAATCGTCACGGGGAACTTCTCGTTTCAGAGAGAATGACTCCTTCCGAGAAATTACTTACTGCGCCTGAAGGGACGTCACTTGAAAGGGCTCATGAAATTCTGGAAGAATCAAAGCATTCAAAATTGCTCATTGTCTCCGCATCAGGGAATTTAGTAGCCTTGGTTACTCGGAGAGACTTGGAACGGAAACAAGATTTTCCAGATGCTTCTCTTGATAAAGATGGACGCCTCCTTTGTGGGGCAGCAGTGGGACCAGCAAAAAATATGGAAGAACGTGTACAAAAACTTGCAGAGGCAGAAGTCGACCTTTTTGTCGTTGATACTGCGCACGGACACTCAAAAGGAGTTGCTGATACAGTGCGGTATATCAAAAAGAAATACCCAAAAATAGTCGTTATTGGAGGAAATATTGCCTCAAAAGAAGCAGTACAGTTTTTAAAAGATGCAGGAGCTGATGGAGTAAAAGTCGGGATAGGACCAGGGTCTATTTGTACGACGCGAATAATTTCAGGAGTGGGAATGCCGCAATTTTCAGCTATACTCGATACCGCTGCTGAGGCAAAAAAACTCCAGATTTCTCTCATAGCAGATGGCGGAATAAAATATTCGGGAGATGCGGTAAAAGCCCTTGCTGCAGGAGCGGATGCAGTCATGATTGGTTCGATCTTTGCTGGGACAGAAGAAAGTCCGGGAGAACTTATCTATGCAAATGGAAAAACATATAAAAGCTATCGGGGAATGGGATCACTCTCAGCGATGAAAGAAGGCGGAAAAGAACGTTATGCTCAAGGAGATGTTGAGTCTGAAGAAAAGTTTGTTCCCGAAGGAATTGAGGGACGAATTCTCTTTAAGGGATCAGTGCGGAACGAAATCTATCAAATGGTTGGAGGTCTTAAATCTGCATTGGGGTATCAGGGGTGTGCTTCCCTCGAAGAGCTTCACCAAAAAGCGAAATTTATTCGTGTTACAAGTGCAGCAGTTAAAGAAAGCCATCCTCACGATATTACTATTTCCCGGGAAGCACCGAATTATCGGGGGAATTATGAATAA
- the dnaE gene encoding DNA polymerase III subunit alpha, translated as MSDFVHLHVHSHYSLLDGLGKVEDYVKKAKKLGMKAIALTDKGNVYGLIDHYKACKENGIKPILGCEVFMAFRSRFDKEPGIDNQRFQLILLAKNMTGYENLLKLSSEGFLTGMYYRPRVDMELLREYSEGILAILPRVNSEVSFHLVNGNEKEAEKALQKYQSIFGKDVYLEMLFRPKYESDELLTKGIHELSQKTGVPLVATNDVYYVEEDDAEAHDTLLCLQYNQIKNDPNRFRLTEHNLSFVTGEEMEKWFSEFPEALINTKKIAEECSIEFEFGVHRLPNFPIPEGYSSPKEYLRFLCEKGISRRYHFEKEAEKKASQISQDEVLKRMNFELDIIGTMGFDSYFLIVHDFVGWAKSHGIAVGPGRGSAAGSIVAYLLEITDLDPLTYDLLFERFLNPERISLPDIDLDFADDRRDEVIEYVREKYGRDHVAQICTFGTMAARAAVKDVGRVMGLPFQEMNEFGKLIPERPGTTLEEAEKKSPELALKLQNDEIARQVYENAKKFEGNVRHISVHACAVVIAPEPILKFTAVQHPPKDDNTIITQYSAKPLDALGLLKMDFLGLRNLTILERAKFILFKTKKLDLSLSQIPMDDKETFKLLSDGSTTGVFQMESAGMTRYLKELKPTHFEDIIAMGSLYRPGPMQFIPDYIKGKHGKADIRYPHISLEKILKPTYGIAIYQEQILQIAQVFAGFSLGQADILRRAIGKKIPEELASQRQKFIDGAKKLGHDEKLAMKIFDEVVEPFAGYGFNRSHAAGYALITYQTAYLKAHYPTEFFAALLSCDKENTDRVILDIEEARHFGITVLPPDITESNADFTVTKSKEIRFGLMAVKGVGQGVVEEIIKARESEPFANFADFLSRVSPKAINKKSIESLAKAGAFSQFLDPKEIIENLEEILRFAKQESQPRDENQHTLFSGESLEKKELRLPRTAHAKFSERLKWEKEVLGIYVSSHPLQGMRRFFETKGVPISTIPNSVRYGKNKITLHGLCTNIRKLITKKNEVMAIVTIEDLTGKVEAVLFPKSYAGFQIFLEEDSFMFLTGKAEKRNGEWQIVVDSLTSKELEKVRNEAEKEGFLDENEEFFSTKSVENIPEMFLSESEPGSEETVSFPEEESPDENIKIEEKWQQTEENSPSELPFRIPLPDAFSREKMKKLNQLLSEYKGDQEVELLFQNHTLLFPERVSVGTTLKKKIEELFQE; from the coding sequence AAATGGAATAAAACCGATTCTCGGGTGTGAAGTCTTTATGGCTTTTCGCAGTCGATTCGATAAAGAGCCAGGAATTGATAATCAGCGATTTCAGCTCATTCTTCTCGCCAAAAATATGACGGGATATGAGAATCTCCTCAAACTTTCTTCCGAAGGATTTTTGACAGGAATGTATTATAGACCTCGAGTCGACATGGAACTTCTCCGAGAATATTCGGAGGGGATTCTTGCGATTCTTCCAAGAGTGAATAGCGAAGTTTCTTTTCATCTCGTGAATGGAAATGAAAAAGAAGCGGAAAAAGCGCTTCAAAAGTATCAGAGCATTTTTGGGAAAGATGTATATCTCGAAATGCTCTTTCGCCCCAAATATGAGTCGGATGAACTTCTCACAAAAGGAATTCATGAACTTTCTCAAAAAACAGGAGTTCCACTCGTGGCGACAAATGATGTCTATTATGTCGAGGAAGATGATGCCGAAGCGCATGACACGCTTCTTTGTCTCCAATACAACCAAATTAAAAATGATCCGAACAGATTTCGTCTTACCGAGCACAATCTCTCTTTTGTGACCGGCGAAGAAATGGAAAAATGGTTTTCTGAATTTCCAGAAGCTCTTATAAATACCAAAAAAATTGCAGAAGAATGTTCTATAGAATTTGAATTTGGAGTTCACAGGCTTCCGAATTTCCCAATTCCAGAAGGATATTCCTCTCCAAAAGAATACCTGAGATTTTTGTGTGAAAAAGGAATTTCCAGAAGATATCATTTTGAAAAGGAAGCGGAAAAAAAAGCATCTCAAATATCTCAAGATGAAGTGCTAAAACGCATGAATTTCGAGCTCGACATCATTGGAACGATGGGATTTGATTCATACTTTCTTATCGTGCATGATTTTGTGGGATGGGCGAAAAGTCATGGAATTGCCGTTGGTCCGGGAAGAGGATCTGCGGCGGGTTCGATCGTGGCATATCTCTTGGAAATTACCGATCTCGATCCGCTCACGTACGACCTTCTTTTTGAAAGATTTTTAAACCCAGAGCGAATTTCTCTTCCAGATATTGATCTCGATTTTGCTGACGATCGGCGCGATGAAGTTATTGAATATGTTCGTGAAAAATACGGGCGCGATCACGTTGCCCAAATTTGTACATTCGGAACCATGGCAGCGAGAGCAGCTGTAAAAGATGTTGGAAGGGTGATGGGACTTCCATTTCAAGAAATGAATGAATTCGGAAAACTGATTCCGGAAAGACCAGGAACAACACTTGAAGAAGCGGAAAAAAAATCACCGGAGCTTGCTTTAAAGCTCCAAAATGATGAAATTGCACGGCAGGTGTATGAAAATGCAAAAAAATTTGAAGGGAATGTCAGACATATTTCTGTCCACGCATGTGCCGTCGTGATTGCTCCAGAACCGATTTTAAAATTCACAGCGGTGCAACATCCGCCAAAAGATGATAATACAATTATTACTCAATATTCTGCAAAACCGCTCGACGCCCTTGGACTTCTCAAAATGGATTTTTTAGGACTTCGAAATTTGACGATTTTGGAACGCGCAAAATTTATTCTCTTCAAAACAAAAAAACTTGATCTGAGTCTTTCTCAAATTCCCATGGATGACAAAGAGACCTTTAAGCTCTTGTCGGATGGCTCCACAACTGGTGTTTTTCAAATGGAATCAGCGGGAATGACGAGATATTTGAAAGAGCTAAAGCCCACACATTTTGAAGACATTATCGCCATGGGCTCTCTCTACAGACCAGGACCAATGCAATTTATTCCCGACTATATCAAAGGAAAACACGGAAAAGCAGATATCAGGTATCCGCATATAAGCCTTGAAAAAATTCTAAAACCCACGTATGGAATTGCCATTTACCAAGAACAAATTCTCCAAATAGCACAAGTTTTTGCTGGATTTTCTCTCGGACAAGCAGATATTTTGAGAAGAGCTATCGGGAAAAAAATTCCAGAAGAACTCGCTTCTCAAAGACAAAAGTTTATTGATGGCGCCAAAAAATTAGGACATGATGAAAAACTCGCTATGAAGATATTTGATGAAGTCGTTGAACCATTTGCCGGATATGGATTTAATCGATCTCATGCGGCTGGATATGCGCTTATTACCTATCAAACGGCATATCTTAAAGCTCATTATCCGACTGAATTTTTTGCTGCGCTTCTCTCCTGTGATAAAGAAAATACCGATCGTGTTATCCTCGACATCGAAGAAGCGAGGCATTTTGGAATTACGGTACTTCCTCCGGATATTACGGAATCAAATGCAGATTTTACCGTTACAAAATCAAAAGAGATTCGTTTTGGACTCATGGCGGTAAAAGGAGTGGGACAAGGTGTAGTAGAAGAGATTATCAAGGCACGAGAAAGTGAACCATTTGCAAATTTCGCTGATTTTCTTTCGAGGGTTTCTCCAAAAGCAATAAATAAAAAATCGATTGAATCTCTTGCAAAAGCGGGAGCTTTTTCTCAGTTTTTAGATCCAAAAGAGATCATCGAAAACTTAGAAGAAATTCTCCGGTTTGCGAAACAAGAATCTCAGCCTCGTGATGAGAATCAACACACTCTTTTTTCAGGAGAATCACTTGAAAAAAAAGAACTCCGACTTCCAAGAACAGCACATGCGAAGTTTTCAGAAAGGCTCAAATGGGAAAAAGAAGTTCTCGGGATCTATGTTTCGAGTCATCCGCTCCAGGGAATGCGCCGATTTTTTGAAACGAAAGGAGTTCCAATTTCCACCATTCCAAATTCTGTTCGATATGGGAAAAATAAAATAACTCTTCATGGTCTTTGTACAAATATTCGCAAACTCATTACGAAAAAAAATGAGGTCATGGCAATTGTTACCATTGAAGATTTGACGGGAAAAGTTGAGGCAGTTCTTTTTCCAAAATCATACGCTGGATTTCAAATATTTCTTGAAGAGGATTCGTTCATGTTTCTTACGGGAAAAGCGGAGAAAAGGAACGGAGAATGGCAAATAGTCGTCGATTCACTGACCTCAAAAGAACTCGAAAAAGTCCGAAATGAAGCGGAAAAGGAAGGATTCCTTGATGAAAATGAAGAGTTCTTTTCCACAAAATCAGTGGAGAATATTCCTGAAATGTTTTTGTCTGAATCTGAGCCGGGAAGCGAAGAAACAGTCTCATTTCCAGAGGAAGAAAGTCCTGATGAAAATATTAAAATTGAGGAAAAATGGCAACAAACGGAAGAGAATTCTCCTTCAGAGTTGCCGTTTCGAATTCCACTTCCCGATGCATTTTCACGGGAAAAAATGAAGAAGTTGAATCAACTCTTGTCTGAGTATAAAGGAGATCAAGAAGTAGAATTGCTTTTTCAAAATCACACGCTCCTTTTTCCCGAAAGAGTATCAGTTGGTACCACTTTAAAAAAGAAGATAGAAGAACTTTTTCAAGAGTAG